Genomic segment of Panicum virgatum strain AP13 chromosome 9N, P.virgatum_v5, whole genome shotgun sequence:
TTCAATGTTTTGTGTCAGAGGGTCTGGTAAGACGAATGATCAGAGATGAAAATGGTACTCATTTTGATTGCCCTTCCCCATCATATGATCAGAAAGAATTTGTGCCACTGGAAGTAAAATCAGGGGCCTTGGTGGTTATACATGGTGATCTTATACATCAGAGGTGGGATTCTTCTTTATATTACTATACTCCTTCCTAGATGTGATGTATGTTTCAGTTTTTTAATAAAATGTTTTAACTTCTCTTGTACAGCTTTGAGAATCTTTCTCCAACGTCAAGACATGCTTTGAGCTTACATGTAGTTGATACTGAAGGATGTAAATGGTCCAAGGACAACTGGTTAGTTCATAAGCCACTATGAAGAGTGCTTCTTTACAAtaccttttttaaaaaaaaaaaatccatcagCTCTAGAAGATCTTGACTTAATTGACTATCAGCATTGGAATTTGGAAGTGCTTATATACAAGTCTTATTCAGTCTTCAAGCTTGTATTGGACATGACCAGTACTGTTTTCCACCTAAATCAAGCTACTGACAACTGCTTCATTGTCTGTCATTGGTACATTTGAATGATAATTTGCATTTTGCAGTAACCCAAAACATATTAGCGCTTTGGTTACTCCCATAGAAAAAACAAAATGATTTATGATCTGGATGCTAGCTGCCATTTGTTCATTTGTGTTGCTGCATATCTCACTAAGACACTGATGGTAGAATGATATTGTGTTGTTTGAGTTTACAATGTTGCTCTTGGATGAGTTTATTACAGGGGATAATTAGGTAGTGTTTCAACGTGATGGTACACTCATCATTAAATATGAAATTAGGCAACTATGAGTTTCTGAGCGTTGCTGAACATGTACTTCTTATCCAGGCGACACCGCGACAGTGATGCACATTGATTGCTAACAATAGTTTCTGTATTTCCCTCATTTTACTaacaagtttgctttgttttttTATCAGGATACAGAGGAAAACTGCCCCAGAACCGCTTTATGTATCTTAGCCAAACCAGGTACCACTCACCAGCAGTGCGGTAAAAAACAGAGAAGTTTGTTGCAAGTGATTCGTGGATCGCTTATCTTTGTAGTTTGTTGCAATAAAATTGGGGCATCCTGCCGAGCCATGCTGTTTTCCTTTCACCTTGAAACATGTAAATACTACTCTTCCTTGCTACCGTGTTGTCATGGGGATATCATATTTAGCGTGCAATAAATGTCCAAATCAATATTAGCGAGCAGCACAAGTCACTTTTCAGATGATCATTGAATGCTGATGTTTCTGTATTTGACGAAGGAAATGCGAAAATGAAGCCATCTTACTTCAGTTTTCTTGTTCATTCAGTTGCCCTGCTTAATTTTGTTCTTCGCCGTCGTATCAGCTTTGGAGCTTCGGCCACACCTGAGCCTATGAGGGAAGGAATCCCAGTATGTTTGCATCCGAATGAATGACGGTTCACACTTGACATCGTTGCGTGGACGTGATCTGTACATTGCTCTGAGATGGCTAGCAGTGTACCACCCGGCTAAGTACTTCAGTGGGCGCAGATGCCCTTTCAAGAAAGGAAGTAATGGAATAATGCAGTACACGTCCAAGATCGCAATGCAAATCAAGGTTCTGCCATCACATGATCCGAGCAAAGGACACGGCATAAATCTATTTCAACGACGCGAGTTGCTGATGCACTTGAGCAGAGTAATGGAATGCAgattaccaaaaccaaaaccaGCACGAGCAAGCTTTCTTTATACTTATACAGTAAAATACAGTGACACTGATGAGCTGACATTGAGCCAAAAACACCCAATCcaagttttctttttttgcccCCGTCATATAGCTTGTCGTAAGTTTTGGCCGGGCTGGGAGAGCCACTAGCTAGCGCACGACGCAAGCCGCCATGTGAGCCGACGCGGCCCGGGCCGTCGGGCCCCCGGCCAGCAACCGGCCAGGACACCATCACaccaacaccaccaccaccctacACCGAGCACGCAAAAGATGTACCACCCACCTACCGCGCAAGCAAGCACTGTGCTCCACGCCCACCGCGCGCTACGGCTTGTGCAGCACCctgccggcgacgacggcggcctcGATGACGAGCGAGATCACGTCGATGACCTCGTCGATCATGCACTTGTTGCCCTCGAACGTGGACGTGCCCTCCCGCAGCCTCGCCAGGCAGTCCAGCAGCGCCTCGTTGCACCCCGTGCTCAGGTAGTCCTCTGCAGCATACACATGCGCGTGTCGTTATTGAGTTGAGTTGATTTCCATTGATGGAAAGAAGGTAAGTGTGGCAAGCAGCTGAACGCACTCCTCGCCTGGACGCAGTTGTCGTGGTGCATGCAGCAGGCGTCCAGCGCGTCGCACGGCGCCTCGCCGGGGCAGCCGCTGTAGAGGATGCCGCAGTACTTGCCGTAGCGCAGGAACGGCGGCGCTGTGCAGATCAGCCGTCGAACGCTCTTAGCCTAGTCGAGTAATAAGCTGGGTAATTAATATAGGGAATtgtggtggtagactggtagTACGTACTCGTGCAGTGGTCCGACTCGCACGTGCGGCTGCACGCCTGCTGCTTGCTCTGCACGTACGCGCGCGGATCAAATCAAGGAGCGAGCACGATTAACGAGAGGTAATTATGGTAGCGCGTGctcctaattaatccatggttAGTTTGGTCTGCGTGTACGtaccgcgccgtcgccggcggactggatgccgatgtcgagcgcggcggcgggcggcgcgagggcggccgccgcgcagacggcgacgaggacgccggccACCGCGAGCCGCCAGGAGCTGCCGCGCgccatcctcttcctctcgcAAAACCACCTCTCCTAGAAAAAAAAGATGTTCGCGCCGCGCGGCTTTCCGAGTCTCgtgacgccgcggccgcgcgccgtcgTCCTCGGCGAGGCAGGCGAGCGAGGTTATCTAGCTAGGGGCAGCGAACTGATCCCGACTGCAGCTGCGGCTGGGGCTGGCGCTGATTTTGAGGGGAGAAGACTGGAGATCGGGAAGGGAAGACGGGCAGGAGCGGGGAAGGTGAGCGAAGAAAAGATGGGGTGCGGTggcgtggcgcgcgcgcgcgcttggTTGTATTCGTCCCGTGACCGCCCCGGGCCTTGTTGGCTAGCTCACGGGCGCGCCAGTGACAGCGCACGGCGGGGACAAGAGACGCCGCGCGCGCTGTGTGCTGTGCCCTGTGCATGCACCACCGGCTGAGCCAGCGCGGCCTGCGCTGAAACGGTGGGATGGGTCGCCGCTGCTCTCTTTGGGATGGTTCTTTTCGCCGGGAGAATAAAACGTTTTGTTGCGTTCACGGGCCGGGACTTATTTTAGTTAGGATTCTGGTCTCGCAGTCGGCCGCGCATGCATGCTCCCGTCGTCGATCTGCTATTGCTGTGCGCCTGTTGCCATGTGCGAGTGACAAGCAAGGAGGTGGGAGGGACGAGGGTGGCATCTAACGGTTGAAGAAACATCTGACGCTAGTGTAGTAAGGAGCCTAGGAGGAGAGATGAGAGATCAAGGCTACTAGTAGATGAACATGTAATTTGTATAAAGATCGATTATCCAGTAGTAATAATAAAGTGATCTTATGCCCAAATATTAGTGACAAAAATCTAAAACGTCTAGGGATCCTTGAAAAGTTTACTCTTCAGTTTCTGATGGCTTGAAACATTTTCTCAACTTTATCGATAGTACCAGAGCAGGGTTGCTCCTGAGCTCGTCTCCTCTCCCTTCATCGAGCCACCGCTCACCCACGCTTGGCGAATCGCTCTAGCCCGGCTGCTGCTCCGCACGGGAAGCAGACACGGCATCTCGAATGTGGGAAGCACCACTACTGGAATCGCACTGTCGTTCAGGAAGAGTTCGACGGAGAATTCGTGATCGATTCTGTGAAGATTTTGATCAGGCTAATTCGTTGACTATCAACCGGGTACCCGCCGAACGAGTGGTCCCTGCCGGTGAGTGCGCTGAGTCCGTGCCAGTTCGACgttcggcggtggtggcgctagCATTGGGCCGGGTTCGAGCTCATGTTCCCAACGTCTTGCTGGCGAGCGTGTTCCTCGCAGCAATGGTCGCGCGGCAGGAGAGCGAGAACCCGGAGCTTCCGCTTCAGCGTCTGCCCGTGGAATTCCTCCACGAGCACCACCATCGTCGCCGCAGTCAAACAGGCCCGAccggctcgtcgccgccgccgcccgtgccctTCTTCTTTGCTTCCTTTCTTTCTCGTGTGTTTCTTGTGTGCTCGAGCTCACCTTGTCGTGGGACGGATGGGTGCGCAGGGTTCTTCCTTTTGTGCGAGGACACCATCAAGCTGTTGATACTTGTGTCCAAGGGTGTGGATGTGTTTGATAATGGCAAGTTCTGAAAGATGACATATTATTATTCAGAATTTTcggaactagagcaaaagtgttgttctttctctctccccctccccctgtACGTGTTCACGTTGTTTCCTGATCTATCTGCTATTGGATCTCCAAAATGAAGAGTAATTTTTGGAAAGAGAGAAGAACTGGCGACCATTTGGGACCATACATCATTGGAATTCTCAGATCATTTGAGAGACATGAGAAAGAAGTCTTACGGAGTACGGATCATTAGAGCTTATCTCATGAACTTATGCAGTCTTGCCTACACCGGCGAACCGAAACAAACAGAACCTAAAAGTAGAAAACAAACAAATTAATGAAGTGCAATGATTTGCTCTTTCGAAGCTAGAAATAGAAAGTAAATAACAGTACCATCGAGTATATAAATTAGTATGCCAAAAGTAGGAGACTTTGAAGAGCATTCGATTGAAACGATTACACGAGGCATCGATCTTGCACTGTGTTTCATGACGATGCTGGCATGCTGCACATTTTTCATTATTTTCGGAGCTATGTCTACTAGCGGCCCTTGGATTTTCAGCGATTTTTAAAGAAACAGTCTCTCTAATGGATAACATTGGTCCCCGGGGGCAAATACGAAGGCTGGAGAACAAACAATCGAAGTACTCCATTTGATGGTACAAAAATTCATGCTTGGTTGTAGTTGCTCACTTCATGCTCTCACAGTACTCTAAATGATGGATGTGAAAACTTGATTAGCACGCTAGTGAACCATTGGTGCAAGTAAAGAAGTTTGTTGGGGTAATCAATGTCGAAGAAAAAATAAACAGGAATATTGTTTTAGTTTCCACGAGGACAAGAAAGGAAACAAACTGCTTTGAGAATTTTTACGTGCTTTATACAAGTTTGCTGTTACTACGATAAAATGCTTTTTTATAACTTTTATACAAGTATAAACAGCTTATCCAGAAGTTGTTGTCTGCGTGGACAGATTAGGGCCTTAAACATTAAACTTTTCCCCCCaactttcaaaaaagaaaatgttCAAATCAGTTTTTTTTATACACTATACTTTTATAGACAAAATTTCAAACGGTATATTACAAGTTCAGCTTAACACGCCGGACAATAAACTCAAGTATTTGATTCCCCCCAGCCCACGATAATGACGGAGAAAAGGAATGAAGACTTGCTAGATGCATCATGTGAAATGTGATCAGCGACTTTGGCACGCAGGATATGCTTACAGTTGGCAGATACTTCATGGCAGAATTTCAAATAAGatcctgtttagttctcaaaaattttTGCACATTACCCGTCACATTGAATCTTCAGACACATGCATGGGGCTTTAAATGTAGttcaaaaaataactaattacacagtctaactgattaacacaagctgaatcttttaagcctaattagtctataattagacattatttgtcaagtaacaacaaaatgtgctacattaccaaaatccaaactttttcaccaactaaacacaccctaaggaTCCAATGGGTTTAAGGGCAATGAGAAAAAGGATACATTGATGGTTGATTGCTGTTTTCTCGATATTAACAGATTTTTTTTGGCTTTAGAGAAAAGATCATTTAGTAGTGAGTAGGCATTAGAGTGTCTCATTCATCTTTGAAAGCTTTTAGTTAACAGATACATAACATAGAGTAAATTTCATTGGTGGTCTATAAACTTGTCCCAAATTTTCATCCTGGACTCTTAAAATACACATCATTAAACTTATCTTGAGTTCTAATCCCAGTCCTCATACTCTCTTAATGCACATAACGGTGTGTAAACTTGTCCCATATTCTATCCTAGTCCTTAAACTTGTCCTACACTCTTATCTTGGTCCATATGCTTCTAAAATGCATTATTTATTTAGAGAAAACTTCTGCGAATTGTTTTAAACTTATTTGGATTTCAAATCAAGTTTGATTCTCACAAAAAGTGGATCCAAAATTTATTGTGAAATATCGAAGTCTTTAATTAATCTAGATTTGAATTACTTTTTGTGATTCTCTTTAGGTTTTTTTAGAGCAAAGGACAAAGGATAAATGATTGTAATATTATTTTACTCTTAAAAGTAAAATCAACTATTAAATAAAGGTATTAAATGGCAACTCCAGAAATCAACAAATATTGTATCCAAGATGATGGCTCATGAATTTTCTTTATCAATTTTGAGTGAGATTAGAACTTGATTTGAAATCCTAAAAGTTTGAAACATTCGTAAAAAGTTTCTAAATATTTTGTaaatatatgattttttttagagtgtGGAATAGTTTACAAGCAATTATGTGAGTATGAGAACTGGGATGAGAACTCAAAGTAAGTTTAAGGACCAGGACGAGACCTCAGGACAAGTTTAAGGACTGCCAGTAAAATTTACCCTAAAATTAATTTACGCTTGTGATCACAAAGACATTTTTAATGCAAGTGCAGAGTTCTTTGAGCTGTACTCTACGTAATTTCCAGTTCAATCTCATCAGTATATAACGAATTAACGATTATAAGTTTCTTTTCCTCGGCTGGTATTTAGGTCTGGCAAGCCAAACGCCCGCTGTATGATACCCCCACGCGAACTCCTCTTCCCACGCCGCCTCGCCTCCCCTTCCAAGTTCCACCCCTCGCCGTCCCTCGCGGCCTCGCCCTCCTCTGCGCCGCGCTAAAACCCTAGCCCTCGAATTCCTCTTCCCCCGCGCGGAGCAGACGAGCCCGCTCCCCTGTCGCCCATGGCGTCCTCGGGGGCCGCCTCCAACCTATGGGTGCTCCTCGGACTCGGCATCGCCGGGGTTCTGCTGGCGGCGCGGAAGCTGAGGCGCCCCGCGCGCCCCGACCACGGGGCCTTCATCGCCCGCCTCgagctcctcccgccgccgcagcctccgccgccgcaggcgccCCACCCACTCACCGGTCTCTGCTTTGCCATCGCTGACGCGTAAGCTCTCGAGCCCCCCGAACCATCGTGTTTAGCTAATTATATGATTTAGCATCTGATTTGGATTAGTGGGAAGCTTTGTAGAGCTGCATGATTGGTAATTTGATTCACTTGGATTATATTGGCATTGTATCGATAATCAATATCAGGTCTGATGTTGTGCGTTGTGGGATTTTTCATTGGAACTGCGCTAGGGCGCCACAAATTCACTTGGCATGATTTGGATGCCATTCACATCGAAATATTGCATACTTTTGCTCTTATCTATTGCAATGAAACATGATCGTGCATCTTCGTTTGCTTTGCAAAAGTGAATATGTTTTTGCAGCTTCACAACAGACAGCTTCACGCATAACTTTCCTGATGCCAAGACAAGGGACTGCAAAGGAACATGAATAGAATTGAGCTCACTTGATGATGGGTTTTGCAATTACCTGCCATAAAACTAGGCATGGTCAATAGCACAGAACACGTTATAGTGAGGTGAAGTTCTGCGTGAAGCATGAGAAAGCAGTTTGGGGCTTGCTCACTCTGGTTACTAGTATTTCAGTTTCAAATCGTTGTCATCATGATGAGCAAGTTACCCTCTTCGTGAAATATTTCCCTTAGCTTGTCCATGGCATTAAATTGTTAGTTGGATCATGACTTGGTGTCAGTTTGATGAAGGGTTACAAACATCTAttggattggaatatctctaaagagatagctttggataggagcgcttggagactagctatcaatgtgcctgaaccttgaacttatttctttcgggtttcatctctaccctaccccaacttgcttgggaaaaaaggctatgttgttgttgttgtttgtatTTGTTGTCACTACTCTGTCTGTAGCGCGACAATTGCCATGGTCAACTATTTCTGGTGCACTGTAGGGACTGTGTGTTATTAAGAATTACTATtcccttccctccccttccTGCTGCCCTGTTGGGTCCGCCCCTCATTAGATATATTGCCCTTCACTGTCTTCACTGATGCATTTCTAAATATAAATATCTAATATATATCAGCGTGGCATGTTTTTATGCACTAAAAAATAGATGTTTGATGGAATTTACCTCATTGGTTTTGCTGAGTTGCATTCAGCCGCTTTTATTCTTTGATTTGCCTCTGCTACTCCCTGATAGTGTTCATGTGCATAAcattttttggaagaaaaatagATCCTGATTCTTTCAACTGATATCAAAAGGTTGCTGCTGTTTTGGGAGACTTTTAATCTGTAAATGTAGATAAAATGTTTGCTGTTGTTGCAAACACACCATGTCAAAGAGATTTAATACAAGTGTTTGCCCAATCCAGATATCagatttttttcctttcaaaTTGTTACATAAAAATAGTTAATATCATGATTTCTGGAACTGAGAATTGGCAGATCATTAGTATAGTTGTAATGTTGctgcatcttgcattatttACCCTTGAGCATAAATATCTTCTTTGATGATTTGCAGATTGCATGTCAGTGGTTATATTACAAGTTTCGGCAGTCTTGAATGGGCAAAGACACATGATGCAGAGACACAAACATCTCCAGTGGTTTCAGCTCTTGTTGATGGTGGTGCTGTTTGTGTTGGGAAAACTGTTATTGACGAGATGGCATACAGGTAAAACATAAAAGATTTTTCCTGGACGTTTGTTCATAGTAGCTGGATTCTCCTTGTCTCTTGCTGCTTCTAATTTTTCGTACATATCATAATGACAGCAAATGTTCTTCAAATTTGctagatttattttttttagttttaattTGCCTGTTGTGCGTTTGACTTAATGCACATGACTTCTTCAGTATCCATGGAGAGAATAAGCATTTTGATACACCAACAAATCCTGCTGCTCTGGATCGAGTACCAGGTGGATGCTCAAGCGGATCGGCTGTTGCAGTTGCTGGTGGAATGGTAGATTTTGCCCTGGGTGAGCCTTTTCTTTTCGTTATTTGTAGAATTGTTGGACAGCTAGTGCGTGCATTGTGCTTTCTTATCTGCAGCTCTCTTATTACTGGCCTTCTTAGTGTATCTTAATTCTACCAGAATAACTGCTTCTGAGTAACACATGGATCCTGATCCTGATACTGTGATTTTGCCATTCCTTCATGCTCAGCCCTATAAGCCCCTAAAAATCTACAATCATACTTTAACGGGCCTCTCACATCTAGGCTCCACAGACCTATGGCCTGCAGcaatatatttattttcttagaATCACCTTAGACAAGTTTCAAA
This window contains:
- the LOC120690914 gene encoding phospholipase A2 homolog 3-like isoform X2 codes for the protein MARGSSWRLAVAGVLVAVCAAAALAPPAAALDIGIQSAGDGASKQQACSRTCESDHCTTPPFLRYGKYCGILYSGCPGEAPCDALDACCMHHDNCVQARKDYLSTGCNEALLDCLARLREGTSTFEGNKCMIDEVIDVISLVIEAAVVAGRVLHKP
- the LOC120690914 gene encoding phospholipase A2 homolog 3-like isoform X1, with protein sequence MARGSSWRLAVAGVLVAVCAAAALAPPAAALDIGIQSAGDGASKQQACSRTCESDHCTTKSVRRLICTAPPFLRYGKYCGILYSGCPGEAPCDALDACCMHHDNCVQARKDYLSTGCNEALLDCLARLREGTSTFEGNKCMIDEVIDVISLVIEAAVVAGRVLHKP
- the LOC120690914 gene encoding phospholipase A2 homolog 3-like isoform X3; its protein translation is MARGSSWRLAVAGVLVAVCAAAALAPPAAALDIGIQSAGDGAAKSVRRLICTAPPFLRYGKYCGILYSGCPGEAPCDALDACCMHHDNCVQARKDYLSTGCNEALLDCLARLREGTSTFEGNKCMIDEVIDVISLVIEAAVVAGRVLHKP